ACACAGGAATTGATGGCTGTTCTGCTTCTTAATCCTTACTACTCAATTCCCTCCTGATGACCTGGGGGAATAAAAATGGCTTACTCTACAAATGAATTAATCAATAAGTAGTTATTGATCTCCTGTTATGCATCACTTTTCTGGGTACCAAACATAAGTTGGGAATAAGACaaagttcaggggcacctgactggttcagtcCATAGAGCAGGTGACttaatctcagggctgtgagttccagccccatgttgggtgtggagatcatttaaaaatgaaacaaacaaaaaaagacaaaattcaaagTCTTAGCGGAAGGTGATGGACACACAGATGACAAAGATGCTTTCAGAAAGTCACAGTGTTCCAAAAGTAGACAGGAAATTGGGAGTGTGACTGGGGTGACTGCTCTGTGGACAGTTCGATCTCAGGTGGCCAGGTCCCATggagaagatgacatttgagctgaggtCTGAAAGATGGAATGGGAGAAATGGGAAATCCTGATGAAAGAGTGCTTCGGACCAAGGAagtagcatgtgcaaaggccctgaagtggCAAGAGCTTAACagatttgagagtgagagagggcaGAGGGTAGGGTCATAGGGAATAAGGGGAGTAATGGCAAGAGACGAGGGCACAGAAACAGGCAAGGGCTAGATAGTGTAGGGGAAGGGTCAGTAAGGGGTCAGCTTAGTAAATATCTTAGGCTTTGTAGACCATGATCCTATTGCAATGGCTCAAGAGTGCTGTCATAGTGGGATCTATAAGCTAACAGGTGTGACTGcattccaataaagctttattggcaACAATAGATGACAGGCTGGATTCGATCCATGGGCTATAGTTTGGAAACCCCCAGAGTATCCTCTGGTagagattttggattttattccaagtgaATAGGCAACCATTGCAAGATActgagcaggaggtggggggtgatCATATGATCAGATTGTCCTTTAAAgagattttctataaaataatttacaacataagaatttattctctttttctcattataaactCTATTTCAAATTTTCCCTTGAAAACTAAAGATTCAGTAGGTGGAGGGCAGGTAGTGGGTTGGGGGGAGTCAATGGTAGTTGTCTGTGCCATTTGCTAGTGACAGGACCTTAGGCCAAttgtttaatctctctgagcctcagtttcctccttaaTAAAACTGTAACAATAACACCTGTCTCTAAGGGTTATTAaatgggattaaatgagatcatgtatatAAAACATCTGTCACAGGGCTTGATGATAAAAGGGCTCAATGATGTAAATcccttttcctcattttccttccatGAAGTCCAGTCAAGACAGGGGCTAATGTAAAACTGggtaatgaaattaaaaaactcCGTTGTATAATTTTAGGATAGGTGAGAAATATCTCACCGTAACATAAGTGGATGCTTTGGCTACCACGACAATGAATACGATTTTAACTTAATAAAAACACagtttctgattataaaagtgaTGAATCGACTCATCTTCTATATTAGTCAAACCATATTTGGAGTCCTAGAATTAATTTGGGGAATGCTAATAAGTGAAATAGATTCCAAGAGGAATGACAAGGTAGGGAAGGGTTTGGGAACCAGGTCATGTGTAAAGTGTATTAGAAATgttgaaaaactgaaagaaaacttgaaaactgTGTAACTAGTTGAAGGGCTATCATTTGAAAGAAAGATTTCCCACCATGTTGGTATAGAGCGGGGTCAGCTTGGACCCTTGATAGAGACTGCAGAGATTAAGACTTTTGCACAGTTAAAGCTCTCCaggacagaggcacctgggtggctcagtttgtggggcagctgactcctgattttggctcaggttatgatctcagggttctgggatggaggcccacgtcaggctccatactcagcgggaagtctgcttgagattctccctctctctcttcccctctactctctctttctaaaataaaaacaaaacaaaacaaaacaaaacaaaaaacctctccAGGACAGGGGAAGTGAGTTCTCAATCAATATGAGCATCCTAGAAAAGACTGGCTGAGATGTTGCataaagaatttttgaaatgaGGACACAATGAAACTAAAACACCACCCACCATATGTTCCATATTTCTGATTCCATAAACCTGTGGGGTTGCATTGAGCAAGTCTCTGGAGATGGAGGGACCTTCTTGGATTTCAGAGACTGGATCCTTCTCTTGAGGTCTCTGGTAAAAAGAGATTTGTGTGATGCATGAACGAGTGGTTCATCAAGAGGTAGAGAGCCTAAGGGTGTTATTGCAGGGGACCAGCAAGGAATGACTAAGGTAAAAACAGAGTGGGTCGCTTTCATGTAAAATGGGTCAGAGTAAATTTAATCACTGAAAAATTGATGGAGATTAGGAGAGCAAGAGGCCAGGAAGTTTTCATCAAAATCATACCCAAATCCGTGAACTACCCAGTCCTTCTGCATCTGAGACTAgaccaccatcatctcttgcctggatgATGAGCCTCCCAACTGGCCTTAGgcagttgcattttttttcatggcatAAGTAAACTAGAAAATACCAGAGTATGATTGGTTTTTGCGTGCCTTCACTACTGTAAATTGTAAGCCCCCAAGGGCAGGGACCGTATCTGTCCTTGTCCGCTGCTGCATCCTGACCCACAGGAGATGCTTTGCAAATGTTTGTGCGGGCAATGAGGAATGGAAGTCTTCCTCATGTGGAATATGGTGGCAGGATATCATGGTAATCGGATTACGTTCATTATAAAATCCTGAAATCTCAAGGGATGAGTCCTGCAGTAGcttaaaaataatgtacatatTGCCTTGAATTTTGCCTGGTTGTTTGAAATAAATCCGAATCCGACTCTACCGGCTCTGTGCTGTGGTTGGTCTAAAATAATTCTTCTTCAGATATACAGAGTGAGTGAAAGGGGTCTGGTCTGTGAATGATGGCCAAGGAATAACCCAATCAGGGCCCAGCAAATCTTTTTCAGCTGCAAGAGTCAATGGGACACGCTAAGAAAATGCAGGAAAGAGGTGGTGTCAGataggaaaaaacagaaatgagtcaGAAGTGTGAAGAAATATAGAAGGACGGGTAATTAACAGTCTTGGGTGCTTTACTTCATTTAACCCCTGTTATGCCCATGAGATTGTAtcatttgagaaatgaaaattgtCGGAGTCTTGGAGGGATAAGAAAACTGGGTAGGGTCTCATGGTAGACTGTTACGGCAGAGATTCCCAGGGATGTGTTCTGTGACATCGTCACTGGGTTCAGGGATGGGATGAAAGGTTGCTGATGGGTAAGCAGGTACTGTtgagaatagaaataaaagtatttcccTTGTCCCCTCTGATGTCATGGTTTGCCATCCAACAGCTCTGATCTTGGGCAAATCCAGGTTTTGTGGGGCCTGGagtttatatagttttttttttttttttttttttgcgcgcgtgtgtgtgtgtgtgtgtgtgtgtgtgtgtgtgtgtttgagggagggcactctttaaaaaattttttttctaattaaaaaaaaatttaaatatgagatTAAGTATAGGGCCTTACAAGGAGTCTGTACAAGTGACCAGGGCTAAGGCTTAAGCTTATTGAGCATCCATGGTAAATCTATCTCCAGCTACGGTGATAGTTCATCAATTAAGTTAACTTAAAAGGTGCCCCAGCAGTGCCTCGAAAATGTTCCATGTGGAAAtcagggaaaagaagaagtagGATGGAGTTCAGGTGGGAAAGCCAAACACACAGCTCAAGCTAATCTGTAAGTGCCATTTTCATAATAGTCCAAAGGACTAAGTGAGGTTTGTTCTGTTTATTcccttttgttatttaaaaaagggccctttttgttaaaatagtttgttcttttttttttttttaaaggttttattttgaatgcaaataaacaaaataacccTGGATTTAATTATAAGCTTTTTCTGTTCTGGAGGACTCTTTCCtagattttcaataaatgtcTTGTTGTCAGGGTGATAAGCTCTGTGTTTCttgatttagaataaaaattcctctaaaatattttataatctggTGGGGCTGGGCTTTGCCTCGATCTGGTGGACGGGAGTGGGTGGGTTCAGAGGAATTCTTTGTGCTTCATAGTCTCTTATGTTTTTCTGTGTCTCAGAACCAACCTGTGAATACCCCTTTCACTGTttaccttttttgggggggggggtgcagtagGAATCCTGTGTGGGCCAGAAGATTCAGATGCAGTCAATTCCCAGACCGCTTGCTAAAAAATGCTCTGATAGCAACCCTGTTATAAGAgggagagattaaaaatattcttaacaaAAGGGGAAACCAAGGCATAGCAAAGTGAACAAGTTGCACCCTTCCACACCTAGCAAGATTATACCCGAACGGAAACTTCTGGCTCTCAGAAGGTCTGTGGAAGGTCACACACTGAGCAAGAGAGCATATTtctaacagaagagaaaacaatctTGCAAACATTATGGATTTGGTAGGGGAAGGGGTGGTCAGGACTGGGTGGTATGTGTTGAGTTTAACAGATACGGGGATTTGGGTGAATAAAGGTGGACAAGATTTGGTGAACCCCATAGACACTTTTAAAAGGACTTTGTGAGTGTTGGCAAGGGGAAAAACAATAGAGATTTTGTAAGAATGGAAGCTAGACTCTGAGCCTAAGCCGGCGGGGCACTGTGGCATGAGCAAGCAACAGAATGTGACgtccgggggtggggtgggggggcagggggagatttGCACAGCACCCCACAGGTCACAGGCCCTCGATCAATGTTGAAGGAATTTGCAAAGGAGGCCGAGAACTAATGTCTCTATTCGATAACTACCATTTTCCTGGTTGCCATGATCCTGGTGTGGGACGCAAGCCAGCAAtcccaaaaagcaaaaacagacaatGTGGAATGATACCAGAGAGTCTGGAGACCCGTGAGGTCTGTCGGAGGCAGGGGCCCAGAAGTAAAACCAGCCCGAGGTGATAGAGCCTTGCCTCCTTTAGAGATACTTCCCCAATCCGCCAGGGTGTctgtgtttgggggtggggtggggtgtgtgtgggggggttgtctgtgtgggggtgggaggaaaggaGTGATTTCATCTGTTTAATGAAAAATGACCTGGACGTTTCTCTGATCCTGGAAACTCCCATCTTACCCAGGCCAAGAAAAACAGGATTAGGTCTTATTACTTCTACCACGGCTTTGCATCTTCTCAGAATGAGTTAAACTGAAGGGAACAGCAAAATAAGGTAATCCCATGCCATTGTCCCTGCAGATAGACCAGGAAGGCTCTGAATCATGTAATGGGTTAATGGAACAGACTTCCCTCCAGTCCTCTTCGAAAACTTTTATTTTGGCTTCTTCTGCCTTTTACAATGGACACCCCTCGTTGGTCTGTGTTCATAATAATAGAAAGTTTGCTCCATTAAATTCAGACAGGCAAGTCACCCCCTCTGGCATTCCGCCTACTGACAAGCTACTGATTTCAGGTCTAATATTCTCCTCCGACTTCCACAGGGGAACAGCTTTTGCCCCGAAGCATAAGGCTGTTGATACCACAACAGACATTTTTGCCTGTGCAAGCAAATAATTGTCTAGATGACCTATCAGGGTGACACTTTCCAAGATTCTTCCGCGTAGATTTTTGGGGACACAGTCTTTTCGTCAGTGCCAACTTCAGGATAACCAAATTGCACGTAAAATAATGAGACTATCACAGTGATCAATAAGTAACCATCTCTTTGGGGCCTCAGTGCTTCAGATCGTCCTTCGAAGGGGAGAATGGGGCTTGAATAAGTCAGTCCACAGGGccgttttctttttaatgcaatgtatatttattgtaaacaataatatacaaaaaaaaaaagaaagaaaaaaggaaagatgagttCACAGAGAGAACAAAAGGTTTGGGGgggaaacaagcaaaacaaacaaaacacaaacacaaaccaAACCTTACCTAAGgacaaaatatgatttaaatgCCAGGTTTCTTaagttacagaaatatttttttaaagatctgctTTTATACAGAAATTGAAAGATGCCATATTATAAGAgtgctttaagattttattctactGACTTCTAAAACtgttaatatatctttttttaaataaaaaaaaaaagtttgctgtcttttttaaaaagcaatcctCAAACTCTCCAGCCACAGAAAGAATTAAGAATTCAGGTCTCTCGGTGGGCTGATCCCCTCCTCCTTTCCACTCTCTCTCCAAGAGAACATGCAGGGGAATATCCATGACACATGCCAGCATTGTTTTgtgtcaacacacacacacacacacacacacacacacacacacaaatttaggCAGCCCAAAGATCTGTGGcagaaaaacactgaaaatgacTCAGTGATACACTACATTTGCAACCTCTCATTtgtacaaaaaagagaaacaagtttCCAGTTTGTTttcaacaaaacaacaaagaaaaaaaaaaaaaggacagacaAAAAGGCATGTATATTATACAAATCTAGGACAAGAAATCCAAAGAAActtgcttttaataataataaaaaagattaaagagataaataaaaaaaaactggttaCAGTTAAGAACATAATTTAACAGATGACCATACCCTTTGAGGAAGGCTCCAACAACCTATTTTAAAGAaggtaagattaaaaaaaaaaaaaatttaagagaaagatttttttttttaaacgaaaaCCTCtccttacaaaataaataattttagcaCGTGGAATGTCTTGAAGGTTAACTGCTGGTGTTCGGAGAGGCACAGGTGACAGCATAAGGGAGAGGGCTCTAGCATCTGTGTCCCACATGGGGCTGGCGCAGGCAACCAGGGGGCAGTGTGCTGGGGCACTTATTGGCTGCTGAAACATTCCCAGAACAGATTTCATCTCCTTTGCTTGGTTTTCACTTCTTAAGATTGCAGCAAACAAGCAAATGCAGGAGGAAATGCActaaaagagagcacaagtattTTCCAGCAGCATGGTTTTTAAGGCTCAAGgtattttctcttgtttaaaaaatatatatatgataaagctTACCAAATGCTTCTCTAGACTATGGTTTACTTCCATTATTTGCAAAATAaggcctttattttttctttctaaggcaGCTCCTCCTTGAATCAGAAAGCCTGAGGAATTAAGCAAAGCTAACCCCCAAAACTGATCACATAACACAAATTcgtgtttttttttatgttaatacaacacacacacgcttttttttttgttggttttttttttgtttttttttttttttttgtaagagagaGCACATCTGTACAAAAATACTCTGGTTGCAGGAAAAGCTAGGGCACACTGTTCGACTAAGTAGTTTTTAGCTGTTGGAAAAATAAgagcatttaatttctttatctaaaaatatgtataaatccCCTCAAAATGGTAATGAATCATACACAGtacatactaaaaatatttaaaatagagaatattcctcacagaggactttttttttttctttaattactgctaaaaaataattacaaagtcCAAACAGGCAGAGAGATTGAGCAAACTGGTCACACGATTCTTATTATCCTCCATGCTCgctttgaagaagaagaagaagaagaagaagaagaaggaaaaaaaaataagttttcaagtTCCATTTCTTATCGACTCCACGGGTCCATCTGGCCACACGAGTGGCCTGGCCACTGGTTTTTTTTGCAAGGACGACGGTGGTAAAATGCGTTTGGAGAGCTAAACGCTTGTGTCTGTCTTGGGAATCTGGGGTAGGAGTTGCCTTTAGCTTAAGTGTCTTTAAGgagtaaggaaaacaaaacacaacacacacacgtgcgcacacacgcacacacacacacacacacacacacaaaaaccaaaaaaaaaaaaaaaaaaggtcccaaGGAGAATTCTGGTTGGTTGGTTCTTTGATTTCTTCGGTTCTTTCTAGGATCATCGGGCCACCCTTGGTGCAAGGCCTCCTCAAGGTCTGGTGAGCTGTGTGTAGACAGGCTGTTCCCAGTGCTGGGGGCTGTGCGTCTGCGGGATGGAGGGGACCCCGGAGGTGTCGGCGATGGGGGTGTACATGGGCCTCTGCGCGGGGTTCATGTAGGTGAAGGTGGAGTAGAGGCTGGAGCCCTGGCCCGCCGCGTGGCTGTAGTAGGAGCCCGAGTTCTGGTGGTCAGTGTAGTCGTACTGCGAGCGGGTGATGGGCGGGTAGGACGGGCTGTAGTGCGGGAGGCTGAAGGGGCTGTAGGCGATCTGCTGCGGcgagtgctgctgctgctcgctGTAGTGGCTGGGGCTCAGCTGCTCCGTCTTGATGTGCGTTCGCTGGGCCTGGCCCGGCTCGCTGCTCAGCGGGGTCAGCGTGTGCGCCGCCTGCGGCTGCGGGGGCGCGGGCTGCGGCTGCGGGGGCgcctgcggggcctgcgggggcgcctgcgggggctgcgggggcgcctgcgggggctgctgcgggggcggcggcggtggcggcggcgccTGCTGCTTGGACATCCACACGTGGCCCGCGCCCGCAGGGGTGGCCGCGGTGCTGCTGATGCCGTAGCTGCCCGTGTAGGTGACCTGGCCGTGCGTGGCCGGCACCCCGGGGTGCCCGTTGGGCGGCAGGTACTGGTCGAATTCGTTGACGTCGAAGGTCTCTATGTTGGAGATGACGTCGCTGCTCAGCTCCCCGATGTCCACGTCGCGGAAGTCGATGGGGGGCTGCCGGCCCCCCTCGGGCAGGGGGCGGCCCTCGCGCTTCAGGTCAGCCTTGCCCGGCTGCACGTCGgttttgggggtggtggggggcgtCGGCGGGCCCTGGGATTGCCCTGCGGGCGGTAGAAGAGAAGCGCGGCGCGGGGGGGGGAAGGTCAACCACAAGGGCTGCGCCAAGGGCCCTAATCTTAGGAGccctcctgggacctgggaccctCCCCTCCGAGCTCAAGGGCTCCAGCGTCAGATGGACTCGCACCCGCGCGGGAGGGAGGCGCGCTGCACCGGAGATAAGTCGCCAAATGATTAACCCGCAGGTACACACTCGGGCGACCTCCTTTTATCAGGGGAGGGTCTGAGGCCCCGAGGGTCGGGGCGACCAAACTGCTACTGGCGGAAGAGCCCTGTGTGTGCTTTTGGGGTGTTGGAGcgagaggaggagggagacgtCCTGTGAAGCtgtaaaggcattttttttttttttctcctcgcAATAAAATTCACGGGCTGGGATGCAAAGGTtgggtttggggagggggtgcgcgcgcgcgcgcgcgcaggGGCTTCGCAGGGGTGGCGtttggagatggggagggaggggggaccCCGGCTGCGAGGGGAGGAGGATCAGGGGTTAGGGGCagttcttccctccttccctccctcccgggGAGCGCAAAGTCCCGAAGCAACGGAGCCTGGTCCGTGCAGACCCGGGGCTGTGCCAGTCGGGGGGGCGCGCCGGGCGCTTAGCccggggctggggcgggaggACTCACCCGAGTGCTCGCCGGGGGAGTGCACCTCGCTCATGCCCGAGGAGGAGTGCGGAGAGTCGGCCTGCAGCGCCTTGAAGATGGCGTTGGGGGAGATGTGCGTCTGCTCGGTGGCCTCCTCGGCCTCCGCCTGGCCGTTCTTCACCGACTTCCTCCGCCGCGGCTGGTACTTGTAATCCGGGTGGTCTTTCTTGTGCTGCACGCGCAGCCGCTCCGCCTCCTCCACGAAGGGCCGCTTCTCGCTCTCGTTCAGCAGTctgcgggcgggggagggggcgcagaggggaacgggggaggaggggggggggggttgcgcTGTGAGCCGGAGGGGGAGGTGACCCCGACCGCTCGGCCTGTGCGCGCaccaccccttcctccctccctgctccgcAGCCGCTGCTGCAGCTCGTCAACTCTTCTTCCATTAGAAAGAAcgggggaaagaaagagagaaaaggaagaaagcaaaggaaaaaagaaaggaaaaagcaaagcaaagaaataaacctCGGCTCTTCGAGTGGGACCTGAGCGGGTCACTCTCCGCCCCGCCCTCTCTCCTTCTCGCCTAGCTTGGAAGCCCTGGAGATGAAAACAGCTCTCCGCTGCCCGGGCTCCAAGCGCCTTCGCTACTGTCGTTAgaacgccccccgcccccccccccccgccccaacacccTCACccatttccaaaacaaaacaaaaccacttaaTCGTCAAGGAGCTCCTCCTGCACCCCCCCTCCCATTGCGCCCCCCCTCCCATTCCTGCCGGCGTCCCCTCCAGCACCCCACCACCCCAATCCCATCTCCTTGGCTGGAGGgctgcaagagagagagagagagagcgcgcacttGGAGCGAGAGAGGGGCTGACCTCACTTCCCACCCAGCCCCCCACTTGGGATCGAACTTCACTGCGACAGGAGACAGGGCTGGCCGCCCCCTCCCATCGCGTCTCCCACAAGCGGTCTCCCACCCTCTggcccacccccccaccatgccctcctccctccccccctcccatcCAAGAACTTTGTCAAACTCTGGGCCAAGTTACGCTTcgtcctctccccctcctctttgcaaccccccccccccaccttaccCCACCCCGCCGGCCGGTCCCGGACCGGCAACCCCCTCCTGCTGGGAGGCGGGGCGCGCAGAGTGTCCGGGCcagcgcccccccgcccccgcccgcgcccgcgccgcggAGCCCACCCGGCCGCGCCAGCCCTACCTCCAGAGCTTGCCCAGCGTCTTGCTGAGCTCGGCGTTGTGCAGGTGCGGGTACTGGTCGGCGAGCTTCCTGCGCGCCGCCTGCGCCCACACCATGAAGGCGTTCATGGGCCGCTTGACGTGCGGCTTGTTCTTGCTCGAGCCGTTGACGCGCACGGGCATGGGCACCAGCGTCCAGTCGTAGCCCTTGAGCACCTGGCTGACGGCCTCGCGGATGCACACGGGGAACTTGTCCTCCTCGCTC
The Vulpes vulpes isolate BD-2025 chromosome 2, VulVul3, whole genome shotgun sequence genome window above contains:
- the SOX9 gene encoding transcription factor SOX-9, with product MNLLDPFMKMTDEQEKGLSGAPSPTMSEDSAGSPCPSGSGSDTENTRPQENTFPKGEPDLKKESEEDKFPVCIREAVSQVLKGYDWTLVPMPVRVNGSSKNKPHVKRPMNAFMVWAQAARRKLADQYPHLHNAELSKTLGKLWRLLNESEKRPFVEEAERLRVQHKKDHPDYKYQPRRRKSVKNGQAEAEEATEQTHISPNAIFKALQADSPHSSSGMSEVHSPGEHSGQSQGPPTPPTTPKTDVQPGKADLKREGRPLPEGGRQPPIDFRDVDIGELSSDVISNIETFDVNEFDQYLPPNGHPGVPATHGQVTYTGSYGISSTAATPAGAGHVWMSKQQAPPPPPPPPQQPPQAPPQPPQAPPQAPQAPPQPQPAPPQPQAAHTLTPLSSEPGQAQRTHIKTEQLSPSHYSEQQQHSPQQIAYSPFSLPHYSPSYPPITRSQYDYTDHQNSGSYYSHAAGQGSSLYSTFTYMNPAQRPMYTPIADTSGVPSIPQTHSPQHWEQPVYTQLTRP